From one Deinococcus sp. NW-56 genomic stretch:
- the hpaI gene encoding 4-hydroxy-2-oxoheptanedioate aldolase has protein sequence MTAPNAFKHALTSGQPLYGLWLALADAYSAEVCAGAGFDWLVVDGEHAPNDLRSILGQLQALAAYPSAPVVRLPVGDPVQIKQVLDIGARNLLIPMVESAAQARELVAATRYPPQGVRGVASALVRASRFSRDATYLQHANDGLCLLVQVESVAGLEALDAIAGVEGVDGVFIGPADLAASMGHLGNPAHPDVQAAIQNAASRIRAAGKAAGILATDEGTARRYLEWGYTFVAVGVDVLLLTRASSELLRRFRAC, from the coding sequence ATGACGGCTCCCAACGCCTTCAAACACGCGCTGACATCCGGCCAGCCGCTCTACGGCCTGTGGCTGGCCCTGGCCGATGCCTACAGCGCCGAGGTCTGTGCCGGGGCGGGCTTCGACTGGCTGGTCGTGGACGGCGAGCACGCGCCCAATGACCTGCGAAGCATCCTCGGACAGCTTCAGGCACTGGCCGCATATCCTTCGGCCCCGGTGGTTCGCCTGCCCGTGGGCGACCCGGTGCAGATCAAACAGGTGCTCGATATCGGTGCCCGGAATCTGCTCATTCCGATGGTGGAGTCGGCGGCGCAGGCCCGCGAGCTGGTCGCGGCGACGCGGTATCCGCCGCAGGGAGTGCGCGGAGTGGCGAGTGCGCTGGTACGGGCCAGCCGCTTCTCGCGCGACGCCACCTACTTGCAGCACGCCAACGACGGCCTTTGCCTGCTGGTTCAGGTGGAGTCCGTCGCTGGACTAGAAGCGCTGGACGCCATCGCGGGGGTCGAAGGCGTGGACGGCGTGTTTATAGGCCCCGCCGACCTCGCCGCGAGCATGGGACATCTGGGCAACCCGGCCCACCCGGACGTGCAGGCCGCCATTCAGAACGCGGCTTCGCGCATCCGCGCGGCGGGCAAGGCGGCGGGCATCCTTGCCACCGACGAGGGAACGGCCCGGCGGTATCTGGAGTGGGGCTACACCTTCGTCGCAGTAGGGGTGGATGTGCTGCTGCTGACCCGCGCCAGCTCGGAACTTCTGAGACGCTTTAGAGCGTGCTAG
- a CDS encoding DEAD/DEAH box helicase, protein MTSSHIKDRPAPTSPADWHKWLGERTPTPVQAGAIPVLLAGRDVITTARTGSGKTLAFLIPAAARGIGMKPTRGMRPEVLVVTPTRELAVQIRDVARELGMPAGRITGGITPNQTRTEASGKGVIAGTPGRLKDLITRGELSLAGLRYVVLDEADELLSLGFLKDVGDILRSAQKAAGQELQIAMASATFPAAIREVAERFMHSPERIDIAPARAAEAPQTGDVLGGATGATHLLLHTTREDVLRVAADHAREALRAPGGCVVIFSRTKALVKRRAERLNELLPGETVTALQGNMDQKKRERTMDLLRSGDSRVLVATDIAGRGIDLPEVRLVIHMDVASTSEDHVHRSGRTARAGRPGVNLVLLIPEQRELWRNVRRGLPAALQPPLTPQEGQIDRSIQEKQGQGSGNGVRGGGQGRGQGQPRPPRESSGMHAHSRPEQGQKRAAKPHPHGAQRLDAGTGAGRVGPQKARRRR, encoded by the coding sequence ATGACTTCTTCTCACATCAAAGACCGCCCCGCCCCCACCTCCCCGGCCGACTGGCACAAGTGGTTGGGCGAGCGCACTCCCACGCCCGTGCAGGCCGGGGCGATTCCCGTGCTGCTCGCGGGCCGCGACGTGATCACCACTGCCCGCACCGGCAGCGGCAAGACACTCGCCTTCCTGATTCCCGCCGCCGCGCGGGGCATCGGCATGAAGCCGACGCGCGGGATGCGCCCGGAAGTGCTTGTCGTGACCCCGACCCGCGAACTCGCGGTGCAGATCCGCGACGTGGCCCGCGAACTCGGGATGCCTGCCGGACGCATCACCGGGGGCATCACGCCCAACCAGACCCGCACCGAGGCGAGCGGCAAGGGCGTGATCGCCGGAACGCCGGGCCGCCTCAAGGACCTGATCACGCGCGGCGAACTGTCCCTGGCGGGGCTGCGCTACGTGGTGCTCGACGAGGCCGACGAACTGCTCTCGCTGGGCTTCCTGAAGGACGTGGGCGACATCCTGCGCTCGGCGCAGAAGGCGGCAGGTCAGGAGCTTCAGATCGCAATGGCCTCGGCGACCTTTCCCGCCGCGATCCGAGAGGTCGCCGAGCGCTTCATGCATTCGCCCGAGCGCATCGACATCGCCCCCGCCCGCGCCGCCGAGGCCCCGCAGACCGGGGACGTGTTGGGCGGGGCGACCGGGGCCACCCACCTCCTGCTGCACACCACCCGCGAGGACGTGCTGCGGGTCGCCGCCGACCACGCGCGGGAAGCGTTGCGGGCGCCCGGCGGCTGCGTGGTGATCTTCAGCCGGACCAAGGCCCTCGTCAAGCGGCGGGCCGAGCGGCTGAATGAGCTGCTGCCCGGCGAGACGGTCACGGCCCTACAGGGCAACATGGACCAGAAGAAGCGCGAGCGCACGATGGACCTGCTGCGCTCGGGCGACTCGCGGGTGCTGGTCGCCACCGACATCGCCGGGCGCGGCATCGACCTGCCGGAGGTGCGGCTGGTGATCCACATGGACGTGGCCTCGACCTCCGAAGACCACGTCCACCGCTCGGGCCGCACCGCCCGTGCCGGGCGCCCCGGCGTGAACCTCGTGCTGCTGATTCCCGAGCAGCGCGAGCTGTGGCGCAATGTGCGCCGGGGCCTGCCCGCCGCCCTCCAGCCGCCCCTGACCCCGCAGGAGGGTCAGATCGACCGGTCGATTCAGGAGAAGCAGGGCCAGGGCAGCGGCAACGGCGTGCGTGGAGGCGGCCAGGGACGCGGGCAGGGACAGCCCCGGCCCCCGCGCGAGTCCTCCGGCATGCACGCCCACAGTCGCCCCGAGCAGGGCCAGAAGCGGGCCGCCAAGCCGCACCCGCACGGCGCCCAGCGGCTCGACGCCGGCACCGGGGCCGGGCGGGTAGGGCCGCAAAAGGCGCGGCGTCGGCGCTGA
- the hpaD gene encoding 3,4-dihydroxyphenylacetate 2,3-dioxygenase: protein MTDPRPDVIRIAHTVFTVTDLEASRDFYVNLLGLNVLHEEPGALYLRGVEDREWTLKLEQAPEAGVRHLGYRVRTDACLDGLVALAEREGLPYRWEEELDRPRVLRMQDPFGVPVAFYRESRTHRWLLQDYHLHRGPGLQRVDHVNVMTPDVASMMAWYGERLGFRASELTEDEDGRIWAAWIQRRGGVHDLAMTNGAGPRLHHWAYWMPDAVSIIRACDILAGARQPERIERGPGRHGISNAFFLYVRDPDGHRIELYTSDYITVDPDFETIRWQRDDPRRQTLWGAKTPRSWFEEGSRMEAFGGGWQELTESELKGMPINVI from the coding sequence ATGACTGATCCCCGCCCGGACGTGATTCGCATCGCGCACACCGTCTTTACCGTCACCGACCTCGAAGCCTCGCGTGATTTCTACGTGAACCTGCTCGGCCTGAATGTGCTGCACGAGGAGCCGGGAGCGCTCTACCTGCGGGGCGTGGAAGACCGCGAGTGGACGCTGAAGCTGGAGCAGGCCCCCGAAGCGGGCGTGCGGCACCTGGGCTACCGGGTGCGGACGGACGCCTGCCTGGACGGGCTGGTCGCCCTGGCCGAGCGCGAGGGTCTCCCCTACCGCTGGGAGGAGGAACTCGACCGCCCCCGCGTGCTGCGGATGCAGGACCCCTTCGGCGTACCCGTGGCCTTCTACCGCGAGAGCCGCACGCACCGCTGGCTGCTTCAGGACTACCACCTGCACCGGGGGCCGGGCCTGCAACGGGTGGACCACGTCAACGTGATGACCCCCGACGTGGCCTCTATGATGGCCTGGTACGGCGAGCGGCTGGGCTTCCGCGCCTCCGAACTCACCGAGGACGAGGACGGGCGCATCTGGGCCGCCTGGATTCAGCGCCGGGGCGGGGTTCACGACCTCGCCATGACGAACGGCGCCGGGCCGAGGTTGCACCACTGGGCCTACTGGATGCCCGACGCCGTGAGCATTATCCGGGCGTGCGACATCCTGGCCGGGGCGCGGCAGCCTGAGCGCATAGAGCGGGGACCGGGGCGGCACGGCATCTCCAACGCCTTTTTCCTGTATGTGCGCGATCCCGACGGGCACCGCATTGAGCTGTACACCTCCGACTACATCACGGTCGACCCCGATTTCGAGACGATCCGCTGGCAGCGCGACGACCCCCGGCGACAGACCCTCTGGGGGGCCAAGACACCGCGAAGCTGGTTCGAGGAAGGCTCCCGTATGGAGGCCTTCGGCGGCGGCTGGCAGGAGCTGACCGAGAGCGAGCTGAAGGGGATGCCCATCAATGTCATCTGA
- a CDS encoding ATP-binding cassette domain-containing protein has translation MNARFVLSVVAVALALVLPLILPLFQVTLLVNILIFATVAVGLVLLTGIVGLTSFGQAAFMGAGAYTTAILTTQAGWSPWLALPAGLVVTGLIAWLLGLMTLRMQGHYLPLATIAWGMSLYYVFGNTPALGGFTGLTNIPSLSVFGLDLTSPRTFAYLALLALGLTALGAQFLLSSRTGRAMRALRSGPLVAEAFGVNAFRLRVQVFVLAALMAGLAGWLYAHSQRFVNPTPFSLQAGIEYLFMAVVGGSGYVWGALLGSGLITGLREWLRDALPGLIGAQGNFEVIVFGVLVILTLQFARRGLWPLLERVLPQAPVRLLPERDRLPAREKPAPGTPLLSVEHAVKQFGGLRAVNDVSFELRAGEILGLIGPNGAGKSTMFNLVTGVNPATSGRVSFMGRDITRLSAGQIHRLGLSRTFQHVHLLPELSLLQNAMMGGYARGRAGMLASLLHLERAEEAALQHEALRQLERVGLGELAHTLAGNLALGQQRVLEVARALVADPTLLLLDEPAAGLRYGEKMDLADLLRRLRAEGVTILLVEHDMDLVMGLVDRLVVMNYGEKLAEGSPTEIRAHPAVREAYLGVDVGGEEVA, from the coding sequence ATGAACGCGCGGTTCGTCCTGTCGGTCGTCGCGGTGGCCCTGGCGCTCGTGCTGCCGCTGATCCTGCCCCTCTTTCAGGTCACGCTGCTCGTCAACATCCTGATTTTCGCGACCGTGGCGGTGGGCCTGGTGCTGCTCACGGGCATCGTGGGGCTGACCTCCTTCGGGCAGGCGGCCTTCATGGGGGCGGGGGCGTACACGACGGCCATCCTGACGACCCAAGCGGGGTGGAGCCCCTGGCTGGCGCTGCCCGCCGGGCTGGTGGTCACGGGCCTAATCGCGTGGCTGCTGGGGCTGATGACGCTACGGATGCAGGGGCATTACCTGCCGCTGGCGACCATCGCGTGGGGCATGAGCCTGTATTACGTCTTCGGCAATACGCCCGCGCTGGGGGGCTTTACCGGGCTGACCAACATCCCCTCGCTCTCGGTGTTCGGGCTGGACCTCACCTCGCCGCGCACCTTCGCGTATCTTGCGCTGCTCGCGCTGGGACTGACCGCGTTGGGTGCCCAGTTCCTGCTCTCCAGCCGCACCGGACGGGCGATGCGGGCGCTGCGTAGCGGACCGCTGGTGGCCGAGGCCTTCGGCGTGAACGCCTTCCGGCTGCGGGTACAGGTGTTCGTGCTCGCGGCGCTGATGGCGGGGCTGGCCGGGTGGCTCTACGCGCATAGCCAGCGCTTCGTGAACCCCACGCCCTTCAGCCTTCAGGCGGGAATCGAGTACCTGTTCATGGCGGTGGTGGGCGGCTCCGGGTACGTGTGGGGGGCGCTGCTGGGGTCGGGGCTGATCACCGGGCTGCGCGAGTGGCTGCGGGACGCGCTGCCGGGCCTGATCGGGGCGCAGGGCAACTTCGAGGTGATCGTGTTCGGCGTGCTGGTCATCCTGACCCTGCAATTCGCGCGGCGGGGCCTGTGGCCGCTGCTGGAACGGGTCTTGCCCCAGGCCCCGGTGCGCCTGCTGCCCGAACGGGACCGCCTTCCGGCCCGCGAGAAGCCTGCGCCGGGCACACCGCTCTTGTCGGTCGAGCACGCGGTCAAGCAGTTCGGCGGCCTGCGGGCGGTGAACGACGTGTCCTTCGAGCTGCGGGCCGGGGAAATCCTGGGCCTGATCGGGCCGAACGGGGCGGGCAAGAGCACCATGTTCAATCTCGTGACCGGGGTGAATCCGGCCACGTCTGGGCGGGTCAGCTTCATGGGCCGCGACATTACCCGGCTGAGCGCGGGGCAGATTCACCGGCTGGGTTTGAGCCGCACCTTTCAGCACGTCCATCTGCTGCCCGAACTGTCCCTCCTTCAGAACGCGATGATGGGCGGCTACGCGCGGGGCCGGGCAGGGATGCTGGCGAGCCTGCTGCACCTGGAGCGGGCGGAGGAAGCGGCCCTGCAACACGAGGCGCTGCGGCAACTGGAGCGGGTGGGGCTGGGCGAACTGGCGCACACCCTCGCCGGAAACCTCGCGCTGGGGCAGCAGCGGGTGCTGGAGGTCGCGCGGGCACTGGTGGCCGACCCCACCCTGCTGCTGCTGGACGAGCCCGCCGCCGGGCTGCGCTACGGCGAGAAGATGGACCTCGCGGACCTGCTGCGGCGGCTGCGGGCGGAAGGAGTGACCATTCTGCTTGTCGAGCACGACATGGACCTCGTGATGGGGCTGGTGGACCGATTGGTGGTCATGAATTACGGGGAGAAGCTGGCCGAAGGCAGTCCCACCGAGATTCGTGCCCATCCCGCCGTGCGCGAGGCGTACCTGGGTGTGGACGTAGGCGGGGAGGAGGTCGCATGA
- a CDS encoding MarR family winged helix-turn-helix transcriptional regulator has product MSQDDAPAEHLLTQTIQDLYWALRRLADHATSAVPLPPSEVEVLRHIHRHPGGSVSEIARDLGLQHSNVSVTLRSLAARDLIVRRPDERDRRSTRLYPSPSAVATRAEIDEAWGRALAPFLSDLSGQEAESLLQTRPLWQRLTHLRPRPPQP; this is encoded by the coding sequence ATGTCCCAGGACGACGCCCCTGCTGAGCACCTGCTCACGCAGACCATTCAGGACCTTTACTGGGCCTTGCGGCGGCTCGCGGACCATGCCACCAGCGCGGTGCCCCTGCCCCCCTCGGAGGTCGAGGTCCTGCGGCACATCCACCGGCATCCGGGCGGCAGCGTCTCGGAGATCGCCCGGGACCTGGGGTTGCAGCACAGCAATGTCAGCGTGACCCTGCGGAGCCTCGCCGCCCGGGACCTCATCGTGCGGCGCCCCGACGAGCGCGACCGCCGCAGCACCCGCCTCTACCCCAGCCCCAGCGCCGTCGCCACCCGCGCCGAGATAGACGAGGCGTGGGGCAGGGCACTGGCTCCCTTCCTGAGCGACCTCTCCGGGCAGGAGGCCGAGTCGCTGCTGCAGACCCGGCCCCTGTGGCAGCGCCTGACCCATCTGCGCCCCCGCCCGCCGCAGCCTTAG
- the hpaH gene encoding 2-oxo-hept-4-ene-1,7-dioate hydratase, whose protein sequence is MSSERVIPDDLLPGLADELEGAEATGVQLAPFSERFPGMTVADAYAVQRAWMARKVAGGRRILGHKIGLTSRAMQMASQITEPDYGALLDDMFFEPNGDIPLSRFVAPKVEVELAFLLKADLRGPGMTIFDVLRATEYVTPAAEIIDARIQRVSAETGKPRRVTDTISDNAANAGVIVGGRAMRPDDLDLRWAAALCLRNGVVEETGVAAGVLGHPAAGIAWLANRLAPHGEGLRAGEVVLAGSFTRPVDIASGDVFTFDYGPLGSFSCRFAGTPRGA, encoded by the coding sequence ATGTCATCTGAGCGGGTCATTCCCGACGACCTCCTGCCCGGCCTGGCCGACGAGCTGGAGGGGGCGGAGGCGACGGGCGTGCAACTCGCCCCCTTCTCCGAACGCTTCCCGGGCATGACAGTTGCCGACGCTTACGCGGTGCAGCGGGCCTGGATGGCACGGAAAGTCGCGGGCGGGCGGCGCATCCTGGGACACAAGATCGGGTTGACCTCGCGGGCGATGCAGATGGCCTCACAGATCACCGAGCCGGACTATGGGGCACTGCTGGACGACATGTTCTTCGAGCCGAACGGGGACATTCCCCTCTCGCGCTTCGTGGCTCCCAAGGTGGAGGTCGAGTTGGCGTTCTTGCTCAAAGCGGACCTGCGCGGCCCCGGCATGACGATCTTTGACGTGCTGCGGGCCACCGAATACGTGACGCCCGCCGCCGAGATCATCGACGCCCGCATCCAGCGGGTCAGCGCGGAAACGGGCAAGCCTCGCCGGGTGACCGACACCATCAGCGACAACGCGGCCAATGCAGGCGTGATCGTGGGTGGACGGGCGATGCGACCCGACGACCTCGACCTGCGCTGGGCGGCGGCCCTGTGCCTCCGCAACGGGGTGGTCGAGGAAACCGGCGTGGCAGCGGGCGTGCTGGGGCACCCAGCGGCGGGCATCGCGTGGCTGGCGAACCGCCTCGCGCCGCACGGAGAAGGGCTGAGAGCCGGAGAGGTGGTGCTGGCTGGGTCGTTTACCCGTCCGGTGGACATCGCTTCTGGAGACGTCTTCACCTTCGACTACGGGCCGCTAGGGAGCTTCTCATGCCGGTTCGCGGGAACACCGCGTGGCGCCTAA
- a CDS encoding VOC family protein translates to MIHVPDVPAALDWYARAFPEAERREVNGFTLLDLGGATLELVPADAKVASGAAGSVVYWATPDFEGRLAQWQALGAELYRGPMDIEGGQRMAQVRDPWGNLLGLRGPHRERTA, encoded by the coding sequence ATGATTCACGTGCCGGACGTCCCCGCCGCGCTGGACTGGTACGCACGGGCCTTTCCCGAAGCCGAGCGGCGTGAGGTCAACGGGTTTACGCTGCTGGACCTCGGCGGAGCAACGCTGGAACTCGTACCCGCGGATGCCAAGGTCGCGTCGGGGGCGGCGGGCAGCGTGGTGTACTGGGCCACGCCCGACTTTGAAGGACGGCTCGCCCAATGGCAAGCTCTGGGGGCCGAGCTGTACCGTGGACCGATGGATATAGAAGGCGGGCAGCGAATGGCGCAGGTACGCGACCCCTGGGGCAATCTGCTGGGCTTGCGTGGGCCGCACCGGGAGCGCACGGCATGA
- a CDS encoding branched-chain amino acid ABC transporter permease yields the protein MGIFDPTIFPILAADGLTNGAVYALLALALVLVFAVTRVVFIPQGEFVVFGTLTLASLQLGQVPGTLWLLLGLLALAAVMEAVSQVRRGQAGRGLLTLAGAAGVGAAVWALTAWAAPLGWPLWAQALLTLALVAPLGPLLYRTVYQPLRDATVLVLLIASVALHLALTGLALVFFGPEGSRTPPFAGGNLTLGQVTLSNQSLLVILLSAGLMLGLFFFFERTMAGKALRATAVNRLGARLVGISPASAGALTFTLAALIGAVGGMMIGPSVAMNYDSGFLIGLKGFIGAIIGGLVSYPLAAAGALLVGLIESFASFSLSAWKEVIVFTLILPVLLWRSLTTRHIPEDEE from the coding sequence ATGGGCATCTTTGACCCCACCATCTTTCCCATCCTGGCTGCCGACGGGCTGACCAACGGGGCCGTCTACGCGCTGCTCGCGCTCGCGCTGGTGCTGGTGTTCGCCGTGACGCGGGTGGTGTTCATTCCGCAGGGCGAGTTTGTGGTGTTCGGCACGCTGACGCTGGCCTCGCTGCAACTGGGGCAGGTGCCGGGGACTCTCTGGCTGCTGCTGGGGCTGCTGGCCCTCGCGGCGGTGATGGAAGCTGTCTCGCAGGTGCGGCGTGGGCAGGCGGGCCGGGGGCTGCTCACGCTTGCCGGGGCTGCCGGGGTGGGGGCGGCGGTGTGGGCGCTGACCGCATGGGCCGCGCCGCTGGGGTGGCCGCTGTGGGCGCAGGCGCTGCTGACGCTGGCGCTGGTCGCCCCGCTCGGGCCGCTGCTCTACCGCACGGTGTACCAGCCGCTGCGGGACGCGACCGTCCTCGTCCTGCTGATCGCGTCGGTGGCGCTGCACCTCGCGCTGACGGGGCTGGCCCTGGTCTTCTTCGGGCCGGAGGGGTCACGCACGCCGCCCTTCGCGGGGGGCAACCTCACGCTGGGGCAGGTCACCCTGAGCAACCAGAGCCTGCTGGTGATCCTGCTCTCGGCGGGGCTGATGCTGGGGCTGTTCTTCTTCTTCGAGCGCACGATGGCGGGCAAGGCGCTGCGGGCCACCGCCGTCAACCGCCTGGGGGCGCGGCTGGTGGGCATCAGTCCGGCGTCGGCGGGAGCGCTGACCTTTACGCTGGCGGCGCTGATCGGCGCGGTGGGGGGCATGATGATCGGCCCCAGCGTGGCGATGAACTACGACTCGGGCTTCCTGATCGGCCTCAAGGGATTTATCGGGGCGATCATCGGCGGTCTGGTTAGTTACCCGCTCGCGGCGGCGGGAGCGCTGCTCGTCGGCCTGATCGAGAGCTTCGCGTCCTTCAGCCTCTCGGCCTGGAAGGAGGTCATCGTGTTCACGTTGATCCTGCCCGTGCTGCTGTGGCGCTCGCTGACCACCCGCCACATTCCGGAGGACGAGGAATGA
- a CDS encoding SPFH domain-containing protein, translated as MSELERAPATVGPAGGVSPVPGVASAERAAFGLPGIPSVLLWLVLAGLAAWLWLGLGLVVIAIVLGVLLLIALAGFFIVQPNQASVITLFGRYVGTERRNGFYWTNPFTLRKNVSLRIRNFNSERLKVNDQMGNPIEIAAVIVWRVVDTARAVFDVEDYSEFVAIQSETALRHLAAGYPYDDYDGRTLSLRGNPDEVSEALGRELDTRLRHAGVEVLEARLSHLAYSPEIAGAMLQRQQASAIIAARQQIVQGAVGMVEMALRELEGQEIVHLDEERKAQMVSNLLVVLTSERGTQPVVNAGSLY; from the coding sequence ATGAGTGAACTGGAAAGAGCGCCTGCCACCGTCGGCCCCGCTGGGGGCGTCTCCCCTGTTCCTGGCGTGGCGAGCGCCGAGCGTGCCGCCTTCGGGCTGCCGGGGATTCCCAGCGTGCTGCTGTGGCTGGTGCTCGCGGGCCTCGCCGCCTGGCTGTGGCTGGGGCTGGGCCTCGTGGTCATTGCCATCGTGCTGGGCGTGCTGCTCCTGATCGCGCTGGCGGGCTTTTTCATCGTGCAGCCCAATCAGGCCAGCGTGATCACCCTCTTCGGGCGGTATGTGGGCACCGAGCGGCGCAACGGCTTTTACTGGACGAATCCCTTCACGCTGCGCAAGAACGTCTCGCTGCGGATTCGCAACTTCAATTCCGAGCGCCTCAAGGTCAACGACCAGATGGGCAACCCCATCGAGATTGCCGCCGTGATCGTGTGGCGGGTGGTGGACACGGCCCGCGCGGTCTTCGACGTGGAGGACTATTCCGAGTTCGTCGCCATCCAGTCCGAAACCGCCCTGCGGCACCTCGCCGCCGGGTACCCCTACGACGACTACGACGGCCGCACCCTCTCGCTGCGCGGCAACCCGGATGAGGTCTCCGAAGCGCTGGGCCGCGAGCTTGACACCCGGCTGCGGCACGCGGGGGTGGAAGTGCTCGAAGCGCGGCTCTCGCACCTGGCCTATTCGCCCGAAATCGCAGGTGCGATGCTTCAGCGCCAGCAGGCCAGCGCGATCATCGCGGCGCGGCAGCAGATCGTGCAGGGCGCGGTGGGCATGGTCGAGATGGCCCTGCGCGAACTGGAAGGGCAGGAGATCGTTCACCTCGACGAGGAGCGCAAGGCGCAGATGGTCAGCAACCTGCTCGTCGTGCTGACCAGCGAGCGCGGCACCCAGCCTGTCGTCAACGCGGGCAGCCTGTACTAA
- a CDS encoding sigma-70 family RNA polymerase sigma factor, with product MPTQSTPPSSTSDRRTRTPQRGRVGSPDAWAPDRTLALDPGDEGDEAEFQPDPEAEPDDPEASDPEPDAAQEEDEDERETPTPGAAPQGDSLRQYLNEIGRIPLLSVAEEVDLARRYAEGEEARQRLAAPDLGERQRRRLEHQVEDGSAAKQALIEANLRLVVSIAKRSAGRGVGLLDLIQEGNLGLVRAVEKFEYRRGFKFSTYATWWIRQAVTRALADQGRTIRVPVHMVETINKLSWTSRRLEMELSREPLDAELAEAMGSGWNTGKVEEVQKLRRDPISLEAPVGDEGDSFVGDFIADEQFASPAQNANQALLSDALARALGALDEREARVIRMRHGLADGHEHTLEEVARVLQVTRERVRQIESKALRKLKYHEGRTRTLHGFLE from the coding sequence ATGCCGACCCAGTCCACTCCCCCCTCCTCTACCAGCGACCGCCGCACCCGTACTCCGCAGCGGGGCCGGGTGGGGTCCCCCGACGCTTGGGCGCCCGACCGGACCCTGGCCCTGGACCCCGGCGACGAGGGGGACGAGGCGGAGTTCCAGCCCGACCCAGAGGCTGAACCGGACGACCCGGAAGCGAGTGATCCGGAGCCGGACGCCGCGCAGGAGGAGGACGAGGACGAGCGGGAAACTCCCACGCCGGGAGCCGCGCCCCAGGGCGACTCGCTGCGGCAGTACCTGAACGAGATCGGCCGCATACCGCTGCTCAGCGTGGCCGAGGAGGTCGACCTCGCCCGGCGGTATGCGGAGGGCGAGGAGGCGCGTCAGCGGCTGGCCGCACCCGACCTGGGGGAGCGTCAGCGCCGCCGTCTGGAGCATCAGGTCGAGGACGGGTCGGCGGCCAAGCAGGCGCTGATCGAGGCGAACCTGCGGCTGGTGGTGTCCATCGCCAAACGGTCTGCCGGACGCGGGGTCGGGTTGCTGGACCTCATTCAGGAGGGCAACCTCGGGCTGGTGCGGGCGGTCGAGAAGTTCGAGTATCGCCGGGGCTTCAAGTTCAGTACGTACGCGACGTGGTGGATTCGTCAGGCGGTCACCCGTGCCCTCGCCGATCAGGGCCGCACCATCCGGGTGCCGGTGCACATGGTCGAGACCATCAACAAGCTGAGCTGGACCAGCCGCCGCCTGGAGATGGAACTGTCGCGCGAGCCGCTCGACGCCGAACTCGCCGAGGCGATGGGGTCGGGCTGGAACACCGGGAAGGTCGAGGAAGTGCAGAAGTTGCGCCGGGACCCGATCTCGCTGGAGGCGCCCGTCGGGGACGAAGGGGACAGTTTCGTGGGCGATTTCATCGCGGACGAGCAGTTCGCCTCACCAGCCCAGAACGCGAATCAGGCCCTGCTGAGTGACGCTCTGGCCCGGGCACTGGGGGCACTCGACGAGCGCGAGGCGCGGGTGATCCGGATGCGACACGGCCTGGCGGACGGTCATGAACACACGCTGGAGGAGGTGGCCCGGGTGTTGCAGGTGACCCGCGAGCGCGTGCGGCAGATCGAGAGCAAGGCGCTGCGCAAGCTGAAGTACCACGAGGGCCGCACCCGCACCCTCCACGGTTTCCTTGAGTAG
- a CDS encoding IS5 family transposase: MDRRAYPSDVDDEMWLFMRPYLTLVPENAPQRKYSLREMLNATLWVARTGSQWAYLPHDFPPYELVYQQARRWMEHGCFENMAHDLRALKREDALREGIPTVAIIDSRTLQSTAESGARAGYDGAKRRKGSKIHAAVDTLGNVLTLLVTPGNEQDRDQVYDLCREVQALTGGSIDVVIADQGYTGDQASTDAAVNDVELVVVKRPSGAHGFVLLPRRWIVERTFAWTARFRRLARDLERLPEMLLGFHWLALSVLLLHNLSPILGMGS, from the coding sequence ATGGACCGGCGAGCCTACCCCAGCGACGTTGACGACGAGATGTGGCTGTTCATGCGCCCGTACCTGACCCTCGTTCCAGAAAACGCACCCCAGCGCAAGTATTCGCTCAGGGAGATGCTCAATGCCACGTTATGGGTCGCTCGCACCGGGAGCCAGTGGGCGTACCTACCGCACGATTTCCCGCCGTACGAGCTGGTGTACCAGCAGGCCAGGCGGTGGATGGAGCACGGGTGCTTCGAGAACATGGCGCACGATCTACGTGCACTCAAACGAGAGGATGCCCTCAGAGAGGGCATTCCCACGGTGGCCATCATCGACAGCCGGACGCTACAGAGCACCGCTGAAAGCGGTGCAAGGGCCGGGTATGACGGGGCCAAACGACGCAAAGGCAGCAAAATTCACGCCGCTGTCGACACGCTCGGGAACGTGTTGACACTGCTCGTGACCCCCGGGAATGAGCAGGATCGAGACCAGGTGTATGACCTGTGCCGGGAGGTGCAGGCGCTCACGGGTGGAAGCATTGACGTGGTGATTGCAGACCAGGGCTATACCGGGGATCAGGCGAGCACCGATGCAGCGGTGAACGACGTCGAGCTGGTGGTCGTGAAAAGGCCGTCTGGGGCGCATGGATTTGTCTTGCTCCCGAGGAGGTGGATTGTGGAGCGGACCTTCGCCTGGACTGCGCGTTTCAGGCGGCTGGCACGGGATTTAGAGCGGTTACCCGAGATGTTGCTCGGCTTTCACTGGTTGGCCTTGTCGGTTCTGTTACTGCACAACCTCAGTCCCATTCTTGGGATGGGTTCCTAG